A genomic window from Bdellovibrio sp. SKB1291214 includes:
- a CDS encoding acyl-CoA thioesterase: MGEFGSYKVLIREPHIDSYGHVNNAMYLSLYEEARWEAITPRGFGFHDVHRLQQGPVILEVNIKFMKEIKLRETITITSSILDYEGKIGHMKQQMIKDDGSVASEAVFTFGLFDLKARKMILPTPEWKKACGLE, encoded by the coding sequence ATGGGTGAATTTGGTTCTTATAAAGTTTTGATTCGTGAACCGCATATTGATTCTTATGGGCACGTGAACAATGCGATGTACTTATCCCTCTATGAGGAAGCCCGTTGGGAAGCTATCACGCCGCGTGGGTTTGGCTTTCATGATGTTCATCGCCTGCAACAAGGCCCGGTGATTCTAGAAGTAAACATCAAGTTTATGAAAGAGATCAAACTTCGCGAAACAATCACCATCACTTCTAGCATTCTTGATTATGAAGGCAAGATTGGTCACATGAAGCAACAGATGATCAAAGATGATGGATCTGTTGCCAGTGAAGCGGTTTTTACATTTGGTCTGTTTGATCTGAAAGCACGTAAGATGATTCTTCCAACTCCGGAATGGAAGAAAGCTTGCGGTCTGGAATAG
- a CDS encoding ABC transporter ATP-binding protein — translation MNNDNFMNEDLVKTKVTYAVLFKRLWPYARREKRLLFAAVFAVFGGAAVARLVPTLIGYAIDHGVKGKNYELFTQVAFAYLGLEILRTCFSFSNNFLFQLFGNRMLFHLREDLMNHVQRLPLQFFNKTPTGRIVTRLTNDVAALGELFTEGVITVFTQFIVILSVVVALCLISWKLTLVSLFLAPVFIGASFYLSNKIRVILHEQKKKLSVINAFLAENLNGIKVVQLYNRVRRNKERFALLSTDYRDTNMRSIYAYALMQPIMNLFNAVTITSALYFGGVMSAENSIAIGSLIAFLMNIQDFIPPLREILEKYQQFQNSLTSAERIFTLMDEPKEHELESLRKPDAFRGDLEIRNLNFRYEDNLPLVLKNVNLHFKPGESIALVGRTGSGKSTFISLLQRFYDAPEDSIFVDGLPIERIAREEIRHHVGVVQQDNFIFRGTIRNNIGLGDPRISDEQITRACEKTGYMGLLKRTGRDMNSPVDERGANLSVGERQLIAFARILAFNPDILILDEATANIDSESEHIIQDATREITKGRTSIIIAHRLSTIEQCDRIVVLSQGEVMEVGSHAELMEAKGMYYQFASAGAKSPLIADSSESDTTKMEVAEKS, via the coding sequence ATGAATAATGATAACTTCATGAACGAAGACCTGGTTAAAACCAAGGTTACCTATGCTGTTCTTTTTAAAAGATTATGGCCTTATGCTCGCCGTGAAAAACGTCTGTTATTTGCTGCCGTTTTTGCAGTATTCGGCGGGGCTGCTGTCGCGCGCCTGGTGCCCACCCTGATTGGTTATGCTATCGATCACGGAGTAAAGGGTAAGAACTACGAACTTTTCACCCAAGTGGCTTTTGCGTATTTGGGATTAGAAATCCTGCGCACTTGTTTTTCATTTTCAAATAACTTTTTATTCCAGCTGTTCGGAAATCGCATGCTTTTCCACTTACGTGAAGATTTGATGAATCACGTACAAAGACTGCCCCTCCAGTTCTTTAACAAAACTCCCACGGGACGTATTGTTACAAGACTTACTAACGACGTGGCAGCCTTGGGTGAACTTTTCACTGAAGGTGTGATCACGGTCTTTACCCAGTTTATTGTCATTCTGTCCGTGGTCGTAGCATTGTGCCTAATATCTTGGAAGCTGACTTTGGTTTCATTGTTTTTGGCACCGGTATTTATTGGAGCATCGTTTTATTTATCTAATAAAATCCGGGTGATTCTGCATGAACAGAAAAAAAAGCTGTCTGTGATAAACGCCTTCTTGGCGGAAAACTTGAATGGCATTAAGGTGGTTCAGCTCTATAACCGTGTTCGCCGCAATAAAGAGCGATTTGCTCTTTTATCCACGGATTATCGCGATACCAATATGCGTTCGATCTATGCCTACGCCCTGATGCAACCGATTATGAATCTGTTCAATGCGGTTACGATCACTTCGGCGTTATACTTCGGCGGGGTGATGAGTGCTGAAAACTCTATCGCGATTGGTTCTTTGATCGCGTTTTTGATGAACATTCAGGACTTCATCCCACCTCTGCGTGAAATTTTGGAGAAATACCAACAATTTCAAAATTCCCTGACAAGTGCTGAACGCATTTTCACTCTGATGGATGAGCCGAAGGAACACGAGCTTGAGAGCCTACGAAAGCCAGATGCTTTCCGTGGAGACTTGGAAATTCGCAATTTGAATTTCCGCTATGAGGACAACCTGCCCCTGGTTCTGAAAAACGTTAACTTACACTTCAAGCCGGGTGAATCCATCGCTTTGGTCGGACGCACAGGCAGTGGTAAGTCGACATTCATTTCATTGCTTCAGCGTTTTTATGATGCCCCCGAAGATTCTATTTTCGTGGATGGCCTTCCGATCGAAAGAATCGCCCGCGAGGAAATCCGCCACCACGTCGGCGTGGTTCAACAAGATAATTTTATCTTCCGCGGGACCATTCGTAATAATATTGGTTTGGGCGATCCACGAATTTCAGATGAGCAAATCACCAGAGCCTGCGAAAAAACCGGATACATGGGGTTATTAAAGCGAACAGGTCGCGATATGAATAGCCCCGTGGATGAGCGTGGTGCAAACCTTTCCGTGGGCGAACGTCAGCTGATCGCTTTTGCACGTATTCTTGCCTTTAACCCTGACATTTTAATCCTGGATGAAGCCACGGCAAATATTGACTCTGAAAGTGAGCACATCATTCAGGATGCGACTCGGGAAATTACTAAAGGCCGTACAAGTATTATCATCGCACACCGCCTTTCAACGATTGAACAGTGCGATCGCATTGTAGTCTTGAGCCAAGGTGAAGTGATGGAAGTAGGCTCTCATGCCGAGCTCATGGAAGCTAAAGGTATGTACTATCAGTTTGCCTCTGCCGGCGCGAAATCGCCTCTGATCGCGGATTCTTCTGAATCTGATACCACAAAAATGGAAGTGGCAGAAAAGTCATAG
- a CDS encoding HAD family hydrolase — translation MIDQILVNIQRLVSEGKKCLVVFDLDSTLFDVSPRIEKILMDFAAEPENQKRFPEQVACFNKIKTAHTDWGFTNALQRAGLDGHHPEFQEAVATYWKKNFFSNEYLKFDRPNEGALDYVHLVLKAGADVAYLTGRDVHRMEPGTTAQLKQWNLPLNERSVLYVKPDKSMDDAEYKTDWFLADSRKHYAKVFFFDNEPVILNLMGAKCPHVESIFFDSTHSGKAEPPPDLPRIMNFVLNQRNS, via the coding sequence ATGATCGATCAAATCCTTGTCAACATTCAGAGACTAGTTTCCGAGGGTAAAAAATGCCTCGTTGTTTTCGACTTGGACTCGACTTTATTTGATGTCAGCCCTCGTATTGAAAAGATCTTGATGGATTTCGCCGCAGAGCCTGAAAATCAAAAGCGTTTTCCTGAGCAAGTGGCTTGTTTTAACAAAATTAAAACAGCACACACGGATTGGGGATTCACCAATGCATTGCAAAGAGCTGGGTTGGATGGACATCATCCTGAATTTCAAGAAGCCGTAGCCACGTATTGGAAAAAGAATTTCTTTTCAAATGAGTATTTGAAATTCGACAGGCCCAACGAAGGCGCTTTGGATTACGTACATCTGGTACTAAAAGCAGGTGCGGATGTTGCGTATCTTACGGGCCGCGATGTGCATCGCATGGAGCCGGGAACCACGGCACAATTGAAACAATGGAATTTGCCTTTGAATGAACGCTCGGTGCTTTATGTGAAGCCCGATAAGTCCATGGACGATGCTGAATATAAAACCGACTGGTTTCTGGCAGATTCTCGCAAACACTATGCAAAAGTTTTCTTTTTCGACAACGAGCCGGTGATTCTAAACCTGATGGGAGCAAAATGCCCACATGTCGAAAGTATTTTTTTTGACAGCACCCACTCTGGCAAGGCAGAACCACCTCCTGACCTTCCAAGAATTATGAATTTTGTTTTGAATCAAAGGAACTCTTAG
- a CDS encoding GYF domain-containing protein: MGKQYYLSNNGTHIGPYSLEVVLQKIESHEHQWTDYVYDETIGDWVMLMEHPEFSAKVSTKPAARPDAVPSKQEAGAETMKDKEWFILKEGNNYGPFSPVEVVQMLQEKTLFEYDYIWHSRMANWSRVAEVEEFSPDKIRAMKQSSDTGLAEIFFRRRHARAAYGASLIVHNNKTVFRGQALEISAGGAGVMIDNPNLQPGQSLFLHFQPGDGVPPFNAVCQIVSKQFIKDLAPRGTDAVRYGVKFTTVSQSVRESIKNFTTAKAA, encoded by the coding sequence ATGGGAAAACAGTATTATCTATCGAACAACGGCACTCATATTGGACCTTACTCTTTGGAAGTTGTCCTACAGAAAATCGAATCCCATGAGCACCAATGGACGGATTATGTCTATGATGAAACGATCGGTGACTGGGTTATGTTAATGGAGCATCCTGAATTTTCAGCGAAAGTTTCAACAAAACCGGCAGCTCGACCAGACGCAGTTCCTTCTAAACAGGAGGCTGGCGCTGAGACTATGAAGGATAAAGAATGGTTTATCCTGAAAGAAGGCAATAATTACGGTCCTTTTTCTCCAGTTGAAGTTGTCCAAATGCTTCAAGAAAAGACTCTATTTGAATACGACTATATCTGGCACTCGCGCATGGCTAATTGGTCTCGCGTAGCTGAAGTGGAAGAATTTTCTCCAGATAAAATCCGCGCGATGAAACAATCTTCTGACACAGGTTTAGCAGAAATCTTTTTCCGTCGTCGCCATGCTCGCGCTGCTTACGGTGCAAGTTTGATCGTTCATAACAACAAAACAGTATTCCGTGGACAAGCACTGGAAATCAGTGCAGGTGGTGCGGGCGTGATGATTGATAACCCAAATTTGCAGCCAGGCCAGTCCTTGTTCCTGCATTTCCAACCAGGCGACGGTGTTCCACCGTTCAATGCTGTCTGCCAAATCGTAAGCAAACAGTTCATCAAAGATTTAGCTCCAAGAGGAACAGACGCAGTAAGATACGGCGTAAAATTCACGACGGTAAGTCAATCGGTACGTGAGAGTATTAAAAACTTCACGACGGCTAAGGCCGCTTAA
- the phnE gene encoding phosphonate ABC transporter, permease protein PhnE yields the protein MLRRIFFDAFSAAFLLCSATVALFISNEDQLLNLSNDLLYVSIFLLIGVALAWGLNRSRVRTLGGLLFDHTPPKEQSSWYCSFWGWQLVVLLLVSFAVALVKTEFSLIELLDQNGFAGAVRLFKGLFNPNWEVLPRAVLNIIETIFMAFLATSIAIPFAFVLSFFCAKNIMRGPVAYAFYLALRTFLNVTRSIEALIWAIIFSVWVGIGPFAGMLALMIHSVASLAKQYSEMVEAVEDGPIEAIESTGANKLQTVWYAIVPQVVLPYISFTVYRWDINVRMATVIGLVGGGGIGTMLIQYQGQAMWREVGCIIAVIAVVVWALDLASAHIREALK from the coding sequence ATGTTGCGCCGGATATTTTTTGATGCCTTCAGCGCCGCTTTTTTGCTTTGTTCAGCAACGGTCGCACTTTTCATATCAAACGAAGATCAACTTTTGAACTTAAGCAATGACCTGCTTTATGTAAGCATCTTTTTGCTTATCGGTGTGGCGCTGGCCTGGGGTCTTAATCGATCTCGGGTTCGAACTCTGGGTGGATTGTTATTTGATCACACTCCGCCTAAAGAGCAATCATCATGGTACTGCAGCTTTTGGGGCTGGCAGCTGGTCGTTTTACTGCTGGTTTCTTTTGCGGTCGCACTGGTAAAGACCGAGTTTTCTTTAATAGAGCTTTTGGACCAAAATGGATTTGCTGGAGCCGTTAGATTATTCAAAGGACTTTTCAATCCCAATTGGGAAGTTTTGCCCAGAGCTGTTTTGAATATTATCGAAACCATCTTTATGGCATTCTTAGCAACAAGCATTGCGATTCCATTTGCGTTTGTCTTAAGTTTTTTCTGTGCGAAAAATATCATGCGCGGACCGGTCGCTTATGCCTTTTATCTGGCCTTAAGAACTTTTTTAAACGTTACAAGATCCATCGAGGCTTTGATTTGGGCGATCATTTTTTCTGTGTGGGTCGGAATAGGTCCTTTCGCAGGAATGCTCGCCTTAATGATTCATTCTGTGGCCTCCTTAGCAAAACAATATTCTGAAATGGTAGAAGCGGTGGAAGACGGCCCCATCGAAGCAATTGAATCAACGGGGGCCAACAAACTGCAAACGGTCTGGTATGCGATTGTCCCTCAAGTGGTTCTGCCGTATATTTCATTTACAGTCTATCGATGGGATATCAATGTGCGCATGGCAACAGTGATTGGTCTTGTCGGAGGCGGTGGGATTGGCACTATGCTAATTCAGTATCAAGGACAAGCGATGTGGCGCGAAGTGGGATGTATCATTGCCGTGATTGCGGTGGTGGTTTGGGCTCTAGATCTTGCCTCTGCTCATATTCGAGAAGCCTTGAAATAG
- a CDS encoding murein L,D-transpeptidase catalytic domain family protein, with the protein MRLLYCILKTLFVSILFLNGATAATAPNSMFNRKTTTGQNLYQALLAQGVPEEPLNLTFRMFDYNYGRIPNTKTAVIVDYTEISTSKRLYFLHLDSGLAERFYVSHGINSGVLETRSFSNLMDSWKSSLGFYFAKGTYNSAKNGPSLKLEGIDRSNDNAKDRLIVLHGAKYVGDEFIQRNGRLGWSQGCFAVAPEVLPVLLNSLQGGSLLLSYHKDLWRYARQYPSEQEVMGNEVVPSGVNTRITPEEQVDPGPADGSQFGELLSFNF; encoded by the coding sequence ATGAGACTCTTGTACTGTATTTTAAAGACGCTATTCGTTTCGATTCTATTTCTGAACGGAGCAACGGCCGCGACAGCGCCGAATTCCATGTTCAATCGCAAAACAACCACCGGCCAAAATTTGTATCAGGCTCTGTTAGCCCAGGGTGTTCCCGAGGAACCTCTTAATTTAACATTTCGAATGTTTGATTATAATTATGGACGTATTCCCAATACCAAAACCGCCGTTATCGTGGACTACACAGAAATATCTACGAGCAAGCGTTTGTACTTTCTGCATCTAGACTCGGGCTTAGCAGAAAGATTCTATGTATCTCACGGAATTAACTCAGGCGTTTTGGAAACCCGCAGTTTTTCCAACTTGATGGACTCCTGGAAAAGCTCTTTGGGTTTCTATTTTGCTAAGGGAACTTATAACAGCGCTAAGAATGGCCCTTCTTTAAAGCTTGAAGGGATTGATCGCAGTAATGACAACGCCAAAGACCGACTGATTGTGCTTCACGGAGCAAAATATGTCGGGGATGAATTCATCCAACGAAATGGTCGTCTGGGATGGAGCCAAGGATGTTTTGCCGTGGCACCAGAAGTCTTGCCTGTTTTACTTAATTCTCTTCAGGGTGGAAGTTTGCTGCTGTCTTATCACAAGGATCTATGGAGATACGCTCGGCAATATCCGAGTGAGCAGGAGGTGATGGGGAACGAGGTGGTGCCGTCGGGTGTGAACACCAGAATCACACCGGAGGAGCAAGTGGATCCGGGACCTGCTGATGGTTCGCAGTTTGGTGAACTACTTAGCTTTAACTTCTAG
- the phnC gene encoding phosphonate ABC transporter ATP-binding protein yields MSVPFLSVKNLNKTYPNGMQALRGVSFDVHKGEFLVVIGLSGSGKSTLMRCLNRLQAPTSGEIVFDGTDIGKLHKVEQIRLLRRKMGMIFQHFNLIPRQSVLKNVLMGILGTKKTLPSLFGMFSSQERAEALKNLKLVGISEKAHLRADQLSGGQKQRVAIARALMQSPSLLLADEPVASLDPATCHVVMDYLKKINQEMGLTVVANLHFLSLVRKYATRVIALKDGEIVFQGKPEEITQEWFQKIYGEGTQDVAPDIF; encoded by the coding sequence ATGAGTGTCCCATTTCTTTCGGTTAAAAATTTAAACAAAACTTATCCCAACGGGATGCAGGCGCTTCGTGGCGTAAGCTTTGATGTTCACAAGGGCGAATTCTTAGTGGTTATTGGCTTAAGTGGATCCGGCAAATCTACGCTGATGCGTTGTCTGAATCGGTTGCAGGCCCCCACTAGCGGAGAAATCGTTTTCGATGGCACCGACATCGGTAAGCTTCATAAGGTGGAGCAGATCCGCTTATTACGGCGTAAGATGGGGATGATCTTTCAACATTTCAATTTGATTCCTCGTCAAAGCGTCTTGAAAAATGTTTTGATGGGAATTTTGGGAACAAAAAAAACGTTGCCGAGCTTATTCGGAATGTTTTCGTCACAAGAAAGAGCCGAGGCACTTAAGAACTTAAAGCTAGTCGGTATATCTGAAAAAGCCCATCTGCGTGCAGATCAGTTATCGGGAGGACAAAAGCAGCGGGTGGCGATTGCTCGTGCTCTGATGCAGAGTCCTTCCTTGTTGCTGGCAGATGAGCCTGTGGCTTCCTTAGACCCGGCGACATGTCATGTGGTCATGGATTATCTTAAAAAGATTAATCAAGAGATGGGGCTTACCGTCGTGGCCAATCTGCATTTTCTTTCCTTAGTCAGAAAATATGCAACGCGTGTGATTGCCTTAAAAGATGGTGAGATAGTTTTTCAAGGTAAACCTGAAGAGATCACCCAGGAATGGTTTCAGAAAATTTATGGAGAAGGGACTCAAGATGTTGCGCCGGATATTTTTTGA
- a CDS encoding phosphate/phosphite/phosphonate ABC transporter substrate-binding protein gives MKLLLFLCVFSIAGCNLKKAALGTAENPIKFHLVPSVDARVLADNSKLLKEYLEKSTPYKFEITIPQSFVAVVESFGTSRADVAAINTYGYYMAHKSYGVEARLTVIRYGLGTYQSQFLARSSSGIKSLKDFQSKKMAFVDPASMSGYLLPLKTLKDKKIEPKETVFAMNHDAVVSMIYQGQVDGGATYYSPPQEGQIEDARRLVKMQYPDVEQKVKIVELSEPIPNDPIVFRKDMPEAMKEKIIDVLLQWVATPEGRKSLDLMLGATNLKKSTDADYDSVREMLKQMLPAEKQ, from the coding sequence ATGAAGCTTCTTTTATTTTTGTGCGTCTTTAGTATTGCTGGCTGTAATCTCAAAAAAGCTGCTTTGGGAACTGCAGAAAATCCAATTAAATTTCATCTGGTGCCTTCTGTGGATGCCAGAGTGCTTGCAGATAATTCCAAACTTTTAAAAGAGTACTTAGAAAAATCAACGCCCTATAAATTCGAAATCACTATTCCTCAATCCTTCGTCGCTGTTGTGGAATCATTCGGAACGAGCAGAGCTGATGTGGCCGCAATAAATACCTACGGTTACTATATGGCGCACAAATCTTACGGTGTCGAAGCCAGATTAACAGTTATTCGCTATGGATTAGGAACTTACCAGTCTCAATTCCTAGCTCGCAGCTCAAGTGGCATTAAATCTCTTAAAGACTTCCAGAGTAAAAAGATGGCCTTCGTAGACCCTGCATCGATGTCTGGATACCTTCTGCCGCTGAAAACTTTGAAAGATAAAAAGATTGAGCCCAAAGAAACTGTGTTTGCTATGAATCACGATGCCGTTGTGTCGATGATTTATCAGGGGCAAGTCGACGGGGGGGCCACTTACTACAGTCCTCCACAAGAGGGACAAATCGAAGACGCACGTCGTTTGGTAAAGATGCAGTATCCTGACGTTGAACAAAAAGTAAAAATTGTAGAACTGTCCGAACCAATTCCCAATGATCCTATCGTGTTTCGTAAGGACATGCCTGAGGCGATGAAAGAAAAAATCATCGATGTGTTATTGCAGTGGGTAGCAACTCCTGAGGGACGAAAATCTTTGGATTTGATGTTGGGTGCAACTAATTTAAAGAAATCCACCGATGCAGACTATGACAGTGTCCGGGAAATGCTTAAACAAATGCTTCCAGCGGAAAAACAATGA
- a CDS encoding ABC transporter ATP-binding protein — protein sequence MIFLLFTNFLDGIYPLVMGQIIDDIEAQMSMSTITKNCLMFAMIMAGLAATRLGWRAFFGKFHTYAAEHIRQKIFRHLTSLGPNFFHKNQVGELMSLLTNDVQSFRQAVGPGLLILADGVIIIAIVLPIMIMKNWAWTWKVLIFLPLVPFMIARVMKLIHTNYKIQQDRFSELTGVAQESIGGIRVIKSFAQEDNRTQLYNGVSSAFEKACNKVAKVDALFVPVMEFGVTSGCVILLFIAKDDLYAGTVSIGTFFMFQRYIQKMVWPMTALGMGVSMMQKGYASFDRIKEVLQTETDIPDNGKIELSKFETLEFKNVSYKHQSSTVYALKNVSFTLKAGESLGIMGPVGAGKTTLLHLMTRLYPLSEGEILVNGHRIEDITQESLRKTFLLVPQEAFLFSESISENVSFGLPERASDVDVLRMTETVDLTREVQALPHQLESQLGERGVNLSGGQKQRLTIARGLIMKTPVLILDDSLSAVDTRTEKAIENELSKNKSDFSRIIVAHRLSSLKTVDKLLILRDGEVEALGTYQEVLKVSPTFQKTVSIQGHEVNHE from the coding sequence ATGATCTTTTTATTGTTCACAAACTTTTTGGATGGAATTTACCCATTAGTGATGGGACAAATTATTGATGATATCGAAGCGCAAATGTCGATGTCTACCATTACTAAGAATTGTCTTATGTTTGCGATGATCATGGCAGGTCTTGCCGCAACTCGCTTGGGATGGCGTGCTTTTTTTGGGAAATTTCATACCTACGCAGCCGAACACATCCGTCAAAAAATATTCCGCCATTTAACTTCACTGGGACCTAATTTCTTTCACAAAAATCAGGTCGGTGAATTGATGAGCCTGTTGACCAACGACGTTCAATCCTTCCGTCAAGCCGTCGGCCCAGGTCTTTTGATTTTAGCTGACGGCGTAATTATTATTGCGATCGTTTTACCGATCATGATTATGAAAAATTGGGCGTGGACATGGAAGGTGTTGATCTTCCTACCATTGGTACCATTCATGATAGCTCGGGTCATGAAGCTGATTCATACGAACTATAAAATTCAGCAAGATCGTTTTTCTGAGCTTACTGGAGTCGCTCAAGAATCCATTGGCGGGATTCGCGTCATCAAAAGCTTTGCTCAGGAAGACAATCGCACCCAGCTTTACAACGGCGTTAGCTCTGCTTTTGAAAAAGCCTGCAATAAAGTTGCAAAGGTCGATGCTCTTTTCGTTCCGGTGATGGAGTTTGGCGTGACCTCTGGTTGCGTGATCTTATTATTCATCGCGAAGGATGACCTGTACGCCGGAACGGTTTCTATCGGAACATTCTTTATGTTCCAGCGCTATATCCAAAAAATGGTCTGGCCGATGACAGCCTTAGGCATGGGCGTATCAATGATGCAAAAGGGTTATGCTTCCTTTGATCGCATCAAAGAGGTTTTGCAGACTGAAACCGATATTCCAGATAATGGAAAAATCGAACTCTCCAAATTTGAAACGTTGGAATTCAAAAACGTTTCGTACAAACATCAAAGCAGTACGGTTTATGCTCTTAAGAATGTGTCCTTTACATTGAAAGCTGGCGAAAGCTTGGGGATCATGGGACCCGTTGGCGCGGGTAAAACCACACTGTTGCATTTGATGACAAGACTCTACCCGCTTTCCGAGGGTGAAATTTTAGTGAATGGCCATCGCATTGAAGACATTACCCAGGAATCCTTGCGTAAAACATTCTTATTAGTTCCCCAAGAGGCCTTCCTATTTAGTGAAAGCATTTCCGAAAATGTCAGCTTTGGCTTACCTGAAAGAGCTTCCGATGTGGACGTTTTGCGAATGACAGAAACAGTAGATCTCACCCGTGAGGTTCAAGCTCTGCCTCATCAACTTGAATCTCAGCTGGGCGAACGTGGTGTGAATCTTTCCGGTGGACAAAAGCAACGTTTAACGATTGCCCGCGGCCTTATCATGAAAACACCCGTATTAATTTTGGATGACTCTTTAAGTGCCGTGGACACTCGTACAGAAAAGGCCATCGAAAATGAGCTTAGCAAAAACAAAAGTGATTTTAGCAGGATTATCGTTGCTCATCGTCTGTCGTCCTTAAAAACGGTCGATAAGCTATTAATTCTGCGCGATGGTGAAGTTGAAGCACTTGGAACATATCAGGAAGTTTTAAAAGTGAGCCCTACATTTCAAAAAACCGTAAGCATCCAAGGTCACGAGGTGAATCATGAATAA
- a CDS encoding helix-turn-helix domain-containing protein, protein MSQIDQFLASLKRALKAKNVLYRDLAKPLNLSESSVKRILSSKSLSLERLEEICRVADISFSEVVKSANLEDNNQIYLLTDEQERALAENARLLHYYMLLHDERTPQKIEKEYQISKAEAQKYLFQLDRLNLIELHPRDKVKFKRSGFLRFRRDGPIGRALFEQMKSTYLSYDFKPEDFVRFTLIKISPATLAKYKGKLEKLAMEMQEDSRFDSEHNTATVDAGVLMAYRPWTYSYMGAIKKKE, encoded by the coding sequence ATGTCGCAAATAGATCAGTTTTTGGCATCTTTGAAACGTGCTCTTAAGGCAAAAAACGTTCTTTACCGTGATTTGGCGAAACCGCTAAATTTGAGCGAATCCAGCGTTAAGCGCATCCTATCCAGCAAAAGCCTTAGCCTGGAGCGTTTAGAAGAAATTTGTCGTGTAGCGGATATTAGTTTTTCCGAGGTTGTAAAGTCGGCGAACCTTGAAGATAACAATCAAATCTATTTGCTAACGGATGAACAAGAACGCGCTTTAGCCGAGAATGCGCGATTGCTGCATTACTATATGTTGCTGCATGACGAACGCACGCCGCAAAAGATCGAGAAAGAATATCAAATCAGTAAAGCTGAAGCGCAAAAGTATCTGTTTCAGTTGGATCGCTTGAATTTGATCGAGCTTCATCCTCGGGACAAAGTGAAATTTAAGCGCAGTGGATTTTTGCGATTCCGCAGGGACGGACCAATTGGTCGCGCCTTGTTTGAACAAATGAAATCCACGTATTTGAGTTACGATTTCAAGCCTGAAGACTTCGTACGCTTTACGCTGATCAAAATCAGTCCTGCCACATTGGCGAAGTACAAAGGCAAACTTGAAAAGCTAGCTATGGAAATGCAAGAGGACTCACGTTTTGATTCCGAACACAACACGGCCACGGTTGATGCAGGTGTTCTAATGGCTTATCGACCGTGGACGTATTCCTATATGGGCGCCATTAAAAAGAAGGAATAG
- a CDS encoding alpha/beta hydrolase, which produces MGKALLFTLSLSFFSFLPFETFAGTCPALLKGSDSHTTWRLSPYQPARGVAIVVHGLNVNPLRMSTIEDVLRNDGVDVLRLQLAGHNNNINIFKIVTADMWERDTLRAYCLANERADRYGMPLYYVGYSLGGVMGVAVASKYNQVRYDKMVLFAPALSIRRTPFILRILNTLNPLTIIPNLTKRENYSANSIGTPVSAYLATFKIADFVAKHTNPRAINVPTLLFYDPRDELISPSGLRTYMAVHKLDRWTPFIVRKRPFSWRSLFHHMMIDPASVGRTRWQQMTAAMINHLNHDSIPDRKLSSIPELEESSYVLSDQTDQM; this is translated from the coding sequence ATGGGAAAAGCGCTCCTTTTCACACTGTCATTATCATTCTTTAGTTTTCTGCCTTTTGAGACATTCGCCGGTACTTGTCCCGCACTGCTGAAGGGAAGCGACTCTCACACGACCTGGCGCTTGTCCCCCTATCAGCCCGCCCGAGGCGTCGCGATCGTCGTTCATGGTCTCAACGTGAATCCGCTACGTATGTCGACTATCGAAGATGTCTTACGCAACGATGGCGTGGATGTATTACGTCTGCAGCTGGCTGGTCACAATAACAATATTAATATCTTTAAGATTGTGACAGCAGACATGTGGGAGCGGGATACGCTACGTGCGTACTGCCTTGCTAATGAAAGAGCGGACCGTTATGGCATGCCACTTTATTATGTAGGTTACTCTTTAGGTGGAGTGATGGGGGTCGCTGTTGCGAGCAAATATAATCAGGTTCGATATGATAAGATGGTGCTGTTTGCACCCGCTCTTTCCATTCGCAGAACTCCGTTTATTTTAAGAATTTTAAATACGTTAAATCCGCTTACGATCATTCCTAATCTGACTAAAAGAGAAAACTATTCGGCGAATTCAATCGGAACCCCGGTTTCAGCTTATCTAGCGACATTTAAGATTGCTGACTTTGTCGCCAAGCACACAAACCCTCGAGCTATCAATGTACCCACTCTATTATTTTACGATCCCCGAGATGAGTTGATAAGTCCTTCGGGATTGCGCACTTACATGGCCGTCCACAAATTGGACCGATGGACTCCATTTATCGTGCGTAAAAGACCATTCAGCTGGCGTTCTTTATTTCACCATATGATGATTGATCCTGCGTCCGTTGGCCGAACACGATGGCAGCAGATGACCGCTGCGATGATAAATCACCTGAATCACGATTCTATTCCAGACCGCAAGCTTTCTTCCATTCCGGAGTTGGAAGAATCATCTTACGTGCTTTCAGATCAAACAGACCAAATGTAA